DNA from Luteolibacter yonseiensis:
GAGAAGGATCGAGGGGGCTTGGATTCATTGGTGGCGTGGCTGTTTTTGAACCAGGGAAAACGTGGGGGATGATTCCCATTCCTTGCCAAAAAGCCCTCAACGAGTATCCGTAGTAACAATCCGCCCATCAGGCGCGTAAACTTGCCACGAACATGAAATCCATCCTTTTCCTCAGCCTGCTGTCCGCTCTCGCCCATGCGGGAAGCCAGAACCTCTTCAACGGCAAAGATCTCAGCGGTTGGGAAGGAAATCCCGATCTCTGGTCCGTCAAGGACGGCGCCATCACCGGCACCACCACCTTGGAGAAGCCCGCGGCATCCAACACCTTCCTCATCTGGAAGGGTGGCGATGTCTCTGATTTCAAGCTGACCCTGAAATACAAGATGACTCCCGGCGACGATAAGAAGTTCGTCAACAGCGGTATCCAATACCGCAGCAAGGTGGTGGATGCGGCGAATTGGGTGGTCGCCGGCTATCAGGGGGATTTCGAATACGGCAGCACCTACAGTGGCATCCTCTACGAGGAAAAGGGCCGTGGCATCCTCGCCCAGCGCGGACAGAAGGTCAAGATGACCCAAGGCGGCGATCCTTCGAAGCCCAACCTCGAAGTCACCGGCGAGACGGGCAAAAGCGATGAGATCCAGGCGGCCATCAACAAGGACGATTGGAACGAATACTCCATTGTCGCCAAGGGCAAGACCGTCCGCCATTACATCAACGGCAAGCTCACCATCGAGGTGGAGGATGACACCGACGAAGCCGCGAAAAAAGGCGTTCTCGCCCTCCAGCTCCATGCCGGACCTCCGATGCAGGTCCAGTTCAAGGACATCGTGCTCGTCACGAAGTGACGTGATTCCGGCAGCTCGATCTGGTCTCCCGTATTGATTCAAGCCCCGGAGCGAAAACTCCGGGGCTCTTTTGTTACAAATTCCGGTATGGAATCGAAAAGGTATCGCCGTCTTCGATCCGCCCGCTATCCAGGCCTTTCTTGAACCAGCGCATCCGCTGTGCCGAGGTGCCATGTGTGAACGAATGAGGAACCACCCTGCCCCGGGTCTGCTTCTGGATCGCATCGTCACCAATGGCGTTCGCCGCGCGCATTGCTTCCTCGATGTCGCTGCTGTCCAGCTTGAGCTCATCCTTCGAATGATGGGCCCACACCCCGGCATAAAAATCCGCCTGCAGTTCCAAACGCACCGAGTATTCGTTGTAGTCCGGTTGTCCCTGTCTGGCGGCCACCTTGTCGGACGTGCCCAGCAGCTTCTGCACATGGTGTCCCACTTCATGTGCGATCACGTAAGCCTGTGCGAAATCCCCGGGTGATCTGAACGTCCGCGCCAGTTCGTCATAAAAACCCAGGTCGATGTAAACCTTCCGGTCTCCCGGACAATAGAACGGCCCCATCGCCGCGCTGCCCGTTCCGCAGGCCGTTTGGACCTGTCCCCGGAACACCTTCAATCTCGGCAGTTCATACCGCCGCCCATGTCGTGCGAACTCTTCGGTCCACACATCCTCGGTTTCCTTCAACACCACCTCCACGAAATCAAATCTTTCCTGCTCCTCCGGGCTCACCTGGACCTGTTGGGAGCCTCCCCCGGATGGTCCGCCGCCCAGAAGCATTCCGGGATCCACGATTCCCATCTTCCAAAGCACTCCTCCAACCACCACGGCGGCCAGGATTCCCTTGAGCCCGAACACCCGGCCGATCATCATCAGTAATCCGAATCCTCCACCGCCCCCACCGCCGAAGCCTCCGGACCGTTCGCCGCGGCCATCCTCCACATTGTCACTTCCGCGTCTGCCTTTCCATTCCATAGGTGTGTTGGGTTGAATCCAGCAATCCTATAACCGCACTGGCCGTCTCCCGCAAGTTTGCGCGGGGAAAAACACAAATCGACTGACGGTGGGAATCGTCCGACTGCCGTCACAGCAGGCTGGTCGGCAGCACATGGTCTTCGCCCGGATGAGCCACGTAGGGACTCTCGCGGAGGACGGGAGTCTTGCGCTTGGTGAGGAGCAGATAGCATTCCCGCGCGGTGCCGAGGACGATGATGGTGACGAAGAGCAGGAAGGTGATGGTGACCGCCACGTCGATGCGGGCGTTGAAGAGGGAGGTCTCCGCGGCCTTGAGGGCGGGGCCGGTGAGGCCGGAGGCGAGGAGAGCCTTTTGCTTTTCGATTTCCGGGTAGAATCCGCCGGCACCGGGAGAGAAGAGTTTCATATATCCCGCGGTGAAGGTGACGAGGGTGAGGAAGAGCATCGGGACGACCGTGACCCAGCAGTAACGGGCCTTGCCCATCTTGATGAGGACCACGGTGCCGAGGCAGAAGGCGATGACGGCCAGCAATTGGTTGGAAATGCCGAAGATGGGCCACAGGCTTTTGGCGATGCCGGCGGGATCGAGCGCGCCTTGGTAGAGGAAGAATCCCCAGGCGGCGACGAGCAGGCCGGTGGCGGTCACGTTGCCGAGCCACGAGCCGGTGTTGCCGAGCCTGGGTGAGATCTGTCCCAGCAGATCCTGGAGAATGAAGCGTCCGACGCGGGTTCCGGCATCAAGAGTGGTCAGGATGAAGAGCGCCTCGAACATGATGGCGAAGTGATACCAGAGGGACAGCGCGGATTTCCCGGGGATCACTTGCGCGAACATGTGCGCCATGCCGACGGCGAAGGTGGGGGCTCCACCGACCTTGCCGATCATGTG
Protein-coding regions in this window:
- a CDS encoding 3-keto-disaccharide hydrolase: MKSILFLSLLSALAHAGSQNLFNGKDLSGWEGNPDLWSVKDGAITGTTTLEKPAASNTFLIWKGGDVSDFKLTLKYKMTPGDDKKFVNSGIQYRSKVVDAANWVVAGYQGDFEYGSTYSGILYEEKGRGILAQRGQKVKMTQGGDPSKPNLEVTGETGKSDEIQAAINKDDWNEYSIVAKGKTVRHYINGKLTIEVEDDTDEAAKKGVLALQLHAGPPMQVQFKDIVLVTK
- the ypfJ gene encoding KPN_02809 family neutral zinc metallopeptidase — its product is MEWKGRRGSDNVEDGRGERSGGFGGGGGGGFGLLMMIGRVFGLKGILAAVVVGGVLWKMGIVDPGMLLGGGPSGGGSQQVQVSPEEQERFDFVEVVLKETEDVWTEEFARHGRRYELPRLKVFRGQVQTACGTGSAAMGPFYCPGDRKVYIDLGFYDELARTFRSPGDFAQAYVIAHEVGHHVQKLLGTSDKVAARQGQPDYNEYSVRLELQADFYAGVWAHHSKDELKLDSSDIEEAMRAANAIGDDAIQKQTRGRVVPHSFTHGTSAQRMRWFKKGLDSGRIEDGDTFSIPYRNL